One Pecten maximus chromosome 7, xPecMax1.1, whole genome shotgun sequence genomic window carries:
- the LOC117330750 gene encoding glyoxylate/hydroxypyruvate reductase A-like isoform X1, translating into MSTYRPAVFVASSIQDLARVVARLLPQVEVKNLCIQSEDTLSEEDWTDLRDNAEVLFADVPIIKSALFLSSKLKWAHSTWAGVEPLINVVDPLKPPDVIVTRTGSGFGNLMAEYVLGYIISMERKFPQMANDQKAKEWNPHLYKRDVRLLSQLRLGILGAGQIGTQIGTLCKSVGMEVWGLTRSPKIDNIGPFDAYRTKDQLVDILQNCDYICNVLPSTSETKGLLSGDMLSHCKTKKSTFINVGRGNIVDENSLIKAIENQWIAGAVLDVFESEPLSRDSELWSLPNVVITPHVSGPCITVPVAKTFTTNYQKYITGDTLDYVVKWASGY; encoded by the exons ATGTCGACATACCGACCGGCTGTATTTGTAGCAAGTTCAATACAAGACTTGGCCCGTGTCGTCGCTCGTCTGCTACCACAAGTGGAAGTAAAGAATCTCTGTATTCAATCTGAAG ATACATTGTCTGAGGAGGACTGGACTGATCTGAGGGACAATGCAGAGGTTTTGTTTGCAGATGTACCTATCATCAAATCGGCTCTGTTCTTAAGTTCAAAACTCAAGTGGGCCCATAGCACATGGGCAG GTGTTGAACCTCTCATAAATGTCGTCGATCCATTGAAG CCACcagatgtcattgttacaagaACCGGAAGTGGATTTGGAAATTTAATGGCAGAATATGTACTTGGTTATATCATCTCGATGGAAAGAAAGTTTCCGCAGATGGCAAATGACCAGAAAGCTAAGGAATGGAATCC GCATTTGTATAAACGAGACGTCCGACTGTTGTCACAGCTGAGGCTCGGTATACTTGGAGCAGGACAAATCGGTACCCAAA tcGGCACCTTATGTAAATCTGTTGGTATGGAAGTCTGGGGCCTTACACGATCTCCAAAAATCGACAACATTGGTCCTTTCGACGCCTATCG GACAAAGGACCAGTTAGTGGATATCCTCCAGAATTGTGATTATATCTGTAACGTTCTCCCCTCTACCTCAGAAACCAAAGGTCTCCTGTCAGGGGACATGCTATCTCATTGTAAGACAAAG AAGTCGACTTTCATTAACGTTGGTCGAGGGAATATTGTCGATGAGAATAGTTTGATAAAGGCAATTGA AAATCAATGGATAGCGGGTGCTGTGTTGGATGTATTTGAATCCGAGCCGTTATCACGTGACAGCGAGCTTTGGTCATTACCAAATGTAGTTATAACGCCCCATGTTTCGGGACCCTGTATAACAGTGCCG GTGGCGAAAACGTTTACCACTAATTACCAGAAGTACATTACAGGAGACACACTTGACTATGTTGTCAAGTGGGCGAGTGGCTACTAA